Proteins from a single region of Felis catus isolate Fca126 chromosome B4, F.catus_Fca126_mat1.0, whole genome shotgun sequence:
- the TAMALIN gene encoding protein TAMALIN isoform X1, whose amino-acid sequence MTLRRLRKLQQKEEAAAAPDPAARAPDSEVAPAAPAPTPASGPRAAAASPGAPGDELYAALEDYHPAELYRALAVSGGTLPRRKGSGFRWKNLSQSPEQQRKVLTLEKEENQTFGFEIQTYGLHHREEQRVEMVTFVCRVHDSSPAQLAGLTPGDTIASVNGLNVEGIRHREIVDIIKASGNVLRLETLYGTSIRKAELEARLQYLKQTLYEKWGEYRSLMVQEQRLVHGLVVKDPSIYDTLESVRSCLYGAGLLPGSLPFGPLLAAPGGPRGGARRAGRDADDAVYHTCFFGGAEQPAPPPPPPPPTRAPGRGPAEALASAPRAALSRSASVRCAGPGGGGGGGGGGAPGALWTEAREQALCGPGLRKAKYRSFRRRLLKFIPGLNRSLEEEESQL is encoded by the exons ATGACCCTACGCCGACTCAGGAAGCTGCAGCAGaaggaggaggcggcggccgcCCCGGACCCCGCCGCCAGGGCTCCCGACTCGGAAGTCGCTCCCGCCGCTCCGGCCCCGACCCCGGCCTCCGGTCCCCGTGCTGCAGCCGCCAGCCCCGGAGCCCCCGGGGACGAGCTGTACGCGGCGCTGGAGGACTATCACCCGGCCGAGCTGTATCGCGCGCTCGCCGTGTCCGGGGGCACCCTGCCCCGCCGAAAG GGCTCAGGATTCCGCTGGAAGAATCTCAGCCAGAGTCCCGAACAGCAGAG GAAAGTGCTGACTTTGGAGAAGGAGGAGAACCAGACCTTCGGCTTTGAGATCCAG ACTTACGGCCTTCACCACCGGGAGGAGCAGCGGGTGGAGATGGTGACCTTTGTCTGCCGGGTTCATGACTCCAGCCCTGCCCAGCTGGCTGGGCTCACACCAG GGGACACCATCGCCAGCGTTAATGGCCTGAACGTGGAAGGTATCCGGCATCGAGAGATTGTTGACATCATTAAGGCGTCTGGCAATGTTCTCAG GCTGGAAACTCTGTATGGGACGTCAATCCGGAAGGCTGAATTGGAGGCACGTCTGCAGTACCTAAAG CAAACCCTGTATGAGAAGTGGGGAGAATACAGGTCCCTAATGGTCCAAGAGCAGCGGCTGGTGCACG GCCTGGTGGTGAAGGACCCGAGCATTTATGATACATTGGAGTCGGTGCGCTCCTGCCTGTACGGCGCGGGCCTGCTCCCGGGCTCGCTGCCCTTCGGCCCCCTGCTGGCCGCGCCCGGGGGTCCCCGCGGGGGCgcgcggcgggcggggcgcgACGCGGACGACGCCGTCTACCACACGTGCTTCTTCGGGGGCGCCGAGCagcccgccccgccgccgccgccaccgccccccacccGCGCGCCGGGCCGGGGCCCCGCCGAGGCTCTGGCGTCCGCGCCCCGGGCCGCGCTGAGCCGCAGCGCCAGCGTGCGGTGCGCGGGccccgggggcggcggcggcggcggcggcggcggggcgccGGGCGCGCTCTGGACTGAGGCCCGCGAGCAGGCCCTGTGCGGCCCCGGCCTGCGCAAAGCCAAGTACCGCAGCTTCCGCCGGCGGCTGCTCAAGTTCATCCCCGGACTCAATcgctccctggaggaggaggagagccagctgtag
- the TAMALIN gene encoding protein TAMALIN isoform X2 — translation MVTFVCRVHDSSPAQLAGLTPGDTIASVNGLNVEGIRHREIVDIIKASGNVLRLETLYGTSIRKAELEARLQYLKQTLYEKWGEYRSLMVQEQRLVHGLVVKDPSIYDTLESVRSCLYGAGLLPGSLPFGPLLAAPGGPRGGARRAGRDADDAVYHTCFFGGAEQPAPPPPPPPPTRAPGRGPAEALASAPRAALSRSASVRCAGPGGGGGGGGGGAPGALWTEAREQALCGPGLRKAKYRSFRRRLLKFIPGLNRSLEEEESQL, via the exons ATGGTGACCTTTGTCTGCCGGGTTCATGACTCCAGCCCTGCCCAGCTGGCTGGGCTCACACCAG GGGACACCATCGCCAGCGTTAATGGCCTGAACGTGGAAGGTATCCGGCATCGAGAGATTGTTGACATCATTAAGGCGTCTGGCAATGTTCTCAG GCTGGAAACTCTGTATGGGACGTCAATCCGGAAGGCTGAATTGGAGGCACGTCTGCAGTACCTAAAG CAAACCCTGTATGAGAAGTGGGGAGAATACAGGTCCCTAATGGTCCAAGAGCAGCGGCTGGTGCACG GCCTGGTGGTGAAGGACCCGAGCATTTATGATACATTGGAGTCGGTGCGCTCCTGCCTGTACGGCGCGGGCCTGCTCCCGGGCTCGCTGCCCTTCGGCCCCCTGCTGGCCGCGCCCGGGGGTCCCCGCGGGGGCgcgcggcgggcggggcgcgACGCGGACGACGCCGTCTACCACACGTGCTTCTTCGGGGGCGCCGAGCagcccgccccgccgccgccgccaccgccccccacccGCGCGCCGGGCCGGGGCCCCGCCGAGGCTCTGGCGTCCGCGCCCCGGGCCGCGCTGAGCCGCAGCGCCAGCGTGCGGTGCGCGGGccccgggggcggcggcggcggcggcggcggcggggcgccGGGCGCGCTCTGGACTGAGGCCCGCGAGCAGGCCCTGTGCGGCCCCGGCCTGCGCAAAGCCAAGTACCGCAGCTTCCGCCGGCGGCTGCTCAAGTTCATCCCCGGACTCAATcgctccctggaggaggaggagagccagctgtag